The following DNA comes from Halobacillus litoralis.
TTGAGAATAGACACCCAATAACATCGGCACCTGGACAACACAAATTCAAACCTATGAAGGGTGAATTTTCTGCCATATTAAAGTGGCCGATGAAGTTCTGAAAAGGTCGGAAAACTCCTATAGAAATCCCGAACGTTTAATTCTGAACCTTACCCAAGGATAGACGCTGAATGATCCCTGCCATACCTATTTTCCAGTGTGATTTTTTATCATTTCCAGTCGCTAAAAAAAAGCTACTGCAGGACGCAGTAGCTTTCTTAACTTTATGAATTAATATAGGTTCGCTAGTTTTTCAATAATTCAGTTGCCGAGCTATTACCATTACCCGAAGTTTAAGATGTATGTTGTTCTTCAGAAGACTGGGAGACGAGTACATTTCTCGGCTTGCTTCCTTCGTATGGACCGACAATCCCGTTATCTTCCATCGCATCGATAAGCCGTGCCGCTCTCGTGTATCCTACACGGAACCTGCGTTGGATCATTGAAACACTCGCACTTTGCATTTCAATGACCATTTGAACAGCTTCAGGGTATAGGTCATCGTCTACTTCCTGCTTCACTTCACTCTCTTCCTCAGGAATCATTTCCTCCTGGTATTGCGCTCGCTGTTGCTCAACACAGAAGTTGACAATTCTTTCTACTTCTTCGTCGGATAAAAACGCCCCTTGCACACGTGTAGGTTTGTTCGAGCCTACTGGAGTAAAGAGCATATCCCCACGCCCTAGTAATTTTTCTGCCCCGCCTGAATCCAAAATAGTACGAGAGTCTGTCTGCGAAGAAACACTGAAGGCAATCCTTGAAGGAATATTCGCTTTGATCACCCCTGTAATAACGTCGACTGATGGACGCTGGGTCGCAATAATCAAGTGAATCCCTGCTGCCCTGGCCATTTGAGCCAAGCGTGTAATTGCGTCTTCTACTTCATTTGAGGCAACCATCATTAAATCAGCCAACTCATCAACTAATACAACGATATAAGGCAATTGTGGCTGTTCATCATCATTTTCCTGATTGTGTTTCTTGATATACTCATTATAACTCTCGATATTTCTCGTCCCTGAATCTGAGAAAAGATCATATCGACGTTCCATTTCAGATACAACCTTTTTCAATGCTCTGGACGCTTTTTTAGGATCTGTCACCACAGGAGCGAGCAAATGCGGAATTCCATTGTATACATTCAATTCCACTTTCTTCGGATCGATCATCATCATTTTCACTTCATGTGGTTTTGATCGCATCAAAATACTCGTGATAATCCCGTTGATACAGACACTTTTACCACTGCCTGTCGCCCCCGCCACGAGAAGGTGGGGCATTTTGTTGAGCTCTGACATGACAGCTTCGCCGGAAATATCACGACCGAGAGCAAAACTGAGCTTGGAATCTGGATTCGACTTGCCAGTTTCTAATACTTCCCTTAAAGAAACCATAGAGACTTCTTGGTTCGGAACCTCAATTCCGACCGCTGACTTCCCTGGGATCGGTGCCTCGATACGGATATCCTTCGCTGCTAAAGCCAGTGCTAAATCGTCGTTCAAATTGACGATTTTACTTACTTTCACACCGACATCGGGATACACTTCATACTTGGTAACAGCCGGACCGACGTGCACTTTCGTAACTTTCGCTTTGACTCCGAAGCTTTGAAAAGTTTTTTCCAGTTTCCTGACTGTCGCCTGGATATGGGACCTCCCTTGACTCTGGGGTGTTGATGAAGGTTCATCCAATAATTCCAGGCTCGGCAAGCGGTAATCAAAGTTTTCTAATTCAGCAGTAGGCATGGATTTCTCTAAGTTCACTTCATCCGCTTCTTCTTTTTCATTTGCGGGAGCACCAGAGGCCTTGGTAGGTGACTGTTGGTTTGCTTTGTATGCATGTTCAGTGAAATCCTGGATGATCGGCTCTTCAGCCTGATCTTCACTAGTATCCTCGATTTCATAAACCACCGTATCATCCGCTTCTTCTTTTTCATTTGGTAGAGCCTTACGTTTTTCGGTTTTATCAGCTTTCGATTTCTTCAGCCTTTCCCTTTGATCCTGACTGATGACTTTCAGCTTTTCACCGAGTTTAGAAAACAACTCCCCTATGGACCATTCACTTACAAAAATGATTCCGATAATAAAGAGGAAAAAGGCAACGATTGCGGCCCCGACTCCAGAGAAAAGGTAGTAGGTGATGGATAAGAGGATAGCGCCTGCCAAACCGCCTCCTACACTATAAAAGGAACTTTCTCCTCGCATCATTTCTGTAATTCGTTCCCATGTCATAGACAAAATTGAATTCCCTGCCGCTAAATCACCAGATAAAGTTTCAAGGTGGGTGAACAGCAACAATGAAGTAAGGATGATGTACACGCCTAAAAGACGTTTATGTAAAAAAGTAGGCCATTTTCGTTTTACCATTAAATAAATCCCGACAATAAGGAAAAACAAAGAGGCGATAAAATACCAAACCCCGAATAAAAACTGCCAAAATCTTTCCAGTCCTCCAGGGATCGCCCCATCACTGATAGCGGAGGCTCCACTCCCAATCACCGAAATGAAGAGAAATAAGAGGCCGATCAATTCAAATTTCACATGGCTCTTCAAATTGGATTGCTTTTTTTTCTTTTTTCTTTTTCTAGCCATATCACTTCCACCTCCATATCGAAAAACGGAAAAGAGAAGGATGCCGATGGTTCCTTCAATGAATCGAAGAAAGCGACACCGGCATCCTACCTTTCTGTCCTCTTTATTATATCATAGCTTGATATGGAGTTACGAGTCCAACCATTGTCCTGGTTGAAGGGATGGATCCATATAATGCGAAGGATCTGTAGAAAGCACTTGCATGATCTGTTTTTTACCATCCTCGGTTTGTAAACATTTCAATGGACAGTTTTTATGTTCTTGATAGACAACTGATGCATTTGATTCCTGAGGGAAAATATCATGTTCACTGAGTGGTGTATATAAAATCGTCATTGAACCACCTGCTGTTCAGGGCCTTTGTTTTGTTCGATCATTTCATTCAATTTCATCATAGCTTCTTGAACCCCCCCCACAGCATCGATCAGACCGTGATCCACAGCTTGTTGACCGACTACGTTCGTTCCGATATCCCGTGTCAGGTTCCCT
Coding sequences within:
- a CDS encoding YlzJ-like family protein, which codes for MTILYTPLSEHDIFPQESNASVVYQEHKNCPLKCLQTEDGKKQIMQVLSTDPSHYMDPSLQPGQWLDS
- a CDS encoding DNA translocase FtsK, which produces MARKRKKKKKQSNLKSHVKFELIGLLFLFISVIGSGASAISDGAIPGGLERFWQFLFGVWYFIASLFFLIVGIYLMVKRKWPTFLHKRLLGVYIILTSLLLFTHLETLSGDLAAGNSILSMTWERITEMMRGESSFYSVGGGLAGAILLSITYYLFSGVGAAIVAFFLFIIGIIFVSEWSIGELFSKLGEKLKVISQDQRERLKKSKADKTEKRKALPNEKEEADDTVVYEIEDTSEDQAEEPIIQDFTEHAYKANQQSPTKASGAPANEKEEADEVNLEKSMPTAELENFDYRLPSLELLDEPSSTPQSQGRSHIQATVRKLEKTFQSFGVKAKVTKVHVGPAVTKYEVYPDVGVKVSKIVNLNDDLALALAAKDIRIEAPIPGKSAVGIEVPNQEVSMVSLREVLETGKSNPDSKLSFALGRDISGEAVMSELNKMPHLLVAGATGSGKSVCINGIITSILMRSKPHEVKMMMIDPKKVELNVYNGIPHLLAPVVTDPKKASRALKKVVSEMERRYDLFSDSGTRNIESYNEYIKKHNQENDDEQPQLPYIVVLVDELADLMMVASNEVEDAITRLAQMARAAGIHLIIATQRPSVDVITGVIKANIPSRIAFSVSSQTDSRTILDSGGAEKLLGRGDMLFTPVGSNKPTRVQGAFLSDEEVERIVNFCVEQQRAQYQEEMIPEEESEVKQEVDDDLYPEAVQMVIEMQSASVSMIQRRFRVGYTRAARLIDAMEDNGIVGPYEGSKPRNVLVSQSSEEQHTS